A DNA window from Oncorhynchus gorbuscha isolate QuinsamMale2020 ecotype Even-year unplaced genomic scaffold, OgorEven_v1.0 Un_scaffold_2164, whole genome shotgun sequence contains the following coding sequences:
- the LOC124025088 gene encoding 5-azacytidine-induced protein 2-like produces the protein MELGMEAVEDDICILKHETAYGGARESPVSVCAGDESVASHFALVTAYEDIKKRLRDTERENTLLRKRVKQLEDKLFRPEAPSPEGPQYVNKAFSAYRGIYMEKEDLQLELNKLKREKSESERLLNEQLQAKEMELLQLKTEMETSQDNLEVIVQPSLT, from the exons ATGGAGCTTGGCATGGAGGCAGTGGAGGACGATATCTGCATTCTGAAGCATGAGACGGCGTACGGTGGAGCTA GGGAGAGCCCAGTGTCCGTGTGTGCCGGGGATGAGTCCGTAGCCTCCCACTTTGCCTTGGTCACAGCGTACGAGGACATCAAGAAGAGGctgagagacacggagagagagaacacactgcTGAGGAAGAGAGTCAAACAACTGGAAGATAAG CTGTTCAGGCCTGAAGCTCCTTCCCCTGAAGGACCCCAGTACGTCAACAAGGCCTTCAGTGCCTACCGTGGCATCTACATGGAGAAGGAGGACCTGCAGCTGGAGCTCAATAAACTG aagagggagaagagtgagTCTGAGAGGCTCCTGAATGAGCAGCTGCAGGCCAAAGAGATGGAGCTGCTGCAGTTAAAGACTGAGATGGAGACCAGTCAAG acaacctagAGGTCATCGTTCAACCTTCTCTAAcctga
- the LOC124025091 gene encoding zinc finger CW-type PWWP domain protein 2-like, with translation MSLLPDLNANEDETCYYADKTWVQCKSPRCLKWRLVPKSDETVAELDHGKSWHCHMNPDPLFSHCSIPQGPFPNNSQFKEHGLKVVYSGLPVGSLVLVKACNWPWWPAILSPDPNVEEYVKLDSEGYVEHYHVEFLGKPHTRFWAAAKHVELYHNSSTKPRYRNLRGAMRKSYEVAMEEVAKVREMGCEERLQISHFQPQDLLSQAQRLMQAIERMLRQYTNQQDNQGKRDQRIRMWDAGIEEDGDTLIIEGFRFDSATCLEDLMTAGNKK, from the exons ATGAGTCTTCTTCCAGACCTGAATGCCAATGAGGACGAAACATGCTACTATGCAGACAAGACCTGGGTCCAGTGCAAGTCTCCCAGATGTCTGAAGTGGAGACTGGTACCAAAGAGTGATGAAACGGTGGCTGAGCTGGACCATGGCAAGTCCTGGCACTGTCATATGAACCCAGACCCTCTGTTCAGCCACTGCAGCATCCCTCAGGGCCCTTTCCCCAACAACTCCCAGTTCAAGGAACATGGCCTGAAGGTTGTGTACTCCGGGCTGCCTGTCGGGAGCCTGGTGCTGGTGAAAGCATGTAACTGGCCATG GTGGCCAGCCATTCTAAGTCCAGACCCCAACGTGGAGGAGTATGTGAAGCTGGACAGCGAGGGTTATGTGGAGCACTACCATGTTGAGTTCCTGGGGAAACCTCATACCAGATTCTGGGCTGCTGCCAAGCATGTAGAACTCTACCACAACTCCTCCACTAAA CCCAGATACAGGAACCTGCGAGGCGCTATGAGGAAGTCTTATGAGGTGGCGATGGAGGAGGTGGCTAAGGTCAGGGAGATGGGCTGTGAGGAGAGACTGCAGATCAGCCACTTCCAGCCACAGGATT TGTTGAGTCAGGCTCAGAGGTTAATGCAGGCTATTGAGAGGATGCTCAGACAATACACCAACCAGCAGGACAACCAGGGCAAG CGGGACCAGAGGATCAGGATGTGGGATGCCGGCATCGAGGAGGACGGAGACACTCTGATCATAGAAGGGTTCAGGTTTGACAGCGCCACCTGTCTGGAGGACCTGATGACTGCAGGAAACAAGAAATAA